In the Nothobranchius furzeri strain GRZ-AD chromosome 15, NfurGRZ-RIMD1, whole genome shotgun sequence genome, one interval contains:
- the ngfa gene encoding neurotrophin-7, with translation MRSSPLVLLFLIGVQAVLNMGGGLARSAGAANRRAGQQETTARDHLSQDHTLQQHHRTTHHRTKRPHRAASNTQNRSPVVGRSAAGSSFDLSSPVVDPKLFSKRRYRPSPRVVFSEVPPSHDALEGEGYDIEGVKEVRVRRRAGSHIMHRGEYSVCDSINTWVGNLTRATDIAGNEVTVLPNVTINNVVKKQFFYETTCRSPTHRGTGAANGSRPGGRGGKQGSKSSTSGCLGIDSRHWNSYCTNTHIFVSALTIFKERTAWRFIRINAACVCVLSRKSWGGRLAH, from the coding sequence ATGAGGTCGTCACCACTGGTCCTGCTCTTCCTGATCGGCGTCCAGGCTGTACTGAACATGGGTGGTGGGTTGGCCCGAAGTGCTGGGGCGGCCAATCGCAGAGCAGGACAGCAGGAGACAACAGCCAGGGACCACCTTTCTCAGGACCACACTTTGCAGCAGCATCATAGGACCACCCACCACAGGACCAAGAGGCCTCATCGAGCAGCTTCAAACACACAGAACAGGAGTCCAGTTGTTGGGCGTTCCGCTGCGGGTTCCTCATTCGACCTTTCAAGTCCAGTGGTAGACCCCAAGCTCTTCTCTAAGAGACGATACCGTCCCTCGCCCCGTGTTGTCTTCAGTGAGGTGCCCCCATCCCACGATGCCCTGGAAGGAGAGGGCTATGACATTGAAGGAGTCAAGGAGGTGAGGGTGCGGCGCAGAGCAGGATCACACATCATGCACAGAGGGGAGTACTCAGTGTGTGACAGCATAAACACCTGGGTGGGAAACCTGACACGAGCCACAGACATAGCTGGGAATGAAGTGACCGTGCTCCCCAACGTTACaatcaacaacgtggtcaagaaaCAGTTCTTCTATGAGACCACCTGTCGATCCCCCACACACAGGGGCACTGGGGCTGCGAATGGGAGCCGGCCTGGAGGACGGGGCGGAAAACAAGGCTCAAAATCCAGCACCTCAGGTTGCCTTGGCATTGACAGTCGCCACTGGAACTCCTActgcaccaacacacacataTTTGTAAGTGCCCTGACCATCTTCAAGGAACGGACAGCCTGGCGTTTTATCCGAATCAatgccgcgtgtgtgtgtgttctcagtcGGAAGTCTTGGGGAGGAAGACTGGCACACTGA